Within the Glycine soja cultivar W05 chromosome 3, ASM419377v2, whole genome shotgun sequence genome, the region tttgcattttaaaatattgattctgttttgcttttcttttgccGTACAGATACGGGCCTCTGATTTATCAGTATAAACCAATAGGTAATTAAtacgaatatatatatatatgtatatatatatatatgtatattaaatagTATAGtacatatttcttttaaaaaaaatactgtacAATTCTTGTTTAACGCTTTTACTCTAGATTTTTATTGAGTAACGGTAAGCCAGTTAATTGTTCCTCTGTCACATAATAATtgtgtttaaaaagaaataaattatataaaaataattattattttagttttaatatattatgattatattttttatttatatcttttacaatattaatgatatggacaataaaaataaattaataataataagattcattttataaaattattattagttctGCGAAATAGACTaggataacaataataatagtataaaaatatttaactttcttcattattattaatattttttctggtTTTTGAAAGGTTATTTTATCTTCTGAATTCCATCATTACTTTATCACTTCCTCTCTctcaatttattttgattttaaaaaaatatagagaggCACTTGTCGAGTATCaataaagattatatatatatatatatatatatatatatatatatatatatatatattgattaaaataatttattttcttaatttcttcatcaattttaaaattatcgtCTCTTTCGATTATctctatttaatataataaaacattggtttttaataacgaaaatcttcattattttctttaacttatgttcatttataaattttatttgaatttaaaactaTTCACGCAATGCGTGAAAAAAAGTTAccagtatatatatttataagtttctgaaaaaaaatttaatatttttttctccaaaatactcttatttaatatttattactaaTGATGTTAGTATCCAATATCAAAGTATTAAATaaggatattttaatttaagtataacaatttttagttttattaaatatttcttaattctAATGTAATaactttaaacataaaaaatataataaaaaaataaaatctaccattaaatttttacattggcaaagaaactaaatttttttaatcatgttcAAACCAAAGGAACCTTCGATTTTGGCGGAAAGCCACACAATCCTAATTTACATAGagtaatgatataaaaatatttgtttattttaaacacttcactaataatttttattttattttatctcttcaTATTACATAAGAAAACTttattatacttatattttttttctaattattatcTCTTATCTCTTATGGATAAGTCAAGGACTTTTCATCAAACATTTTTCATCcacataatattaattggtaGATTTTGAAGACGTGTTGACTTACAATACTTAAAGTCTTCCACTAATAACAAACCATGCCGGCTTGACTCATAACTTTGCATAGGTAGGCGCTTACATCACACAGAAATAGCTATAGCATACTTTCTATTTGAAGTGTCTTTAATATCTCTCTGTTGAAATACTTTATCAAAATGATTTAATAAACAAGTGCATTTGAGAATTGAAAATAGTGTCTGTTATTCGACCAATCTAAATCCAAATGGCATCCCAAGAACCTCAGCTTCACTTTGTTCTGTTTCCTCTCATGTCCCCAGGCCACTTGCTCCCCATGACAGACCTTGCAACAATATTAGCACAGCATAACATCATTGTTACCGTAGTCACAACCCCACATAACGCTTCTCGTTTATCAGAAACCTTTAGTCGTGCTTCAGACTCAGGGCTTAACCTCAGATTAGTTCAACTCCAATTtccatcccaagatgctggattTCCAGAAGGGTGTGAGAATTTTGACATGCTTCCTTCAATGGGTATGGGTTTGAATTTCTTCCTTGCTGCAAACAACTTTCTACATGAACCAGCAGAGAAAGTGTTTGAAGAGTTAACACCAAAACCAAACTGCATAATCTCTGATGTGGGTTTGGCATACACAGCCCACATCGCCACCAAATTCAACATCCCCAGAATTTCTTTCTACGGAGTTAGCTGCTTCTGTCTCTTGTGGCAGCAAAAGTTGGTCACTTCTAATCTTCTCGAGAGCATAGAAACAGATTCAGAGTACTTTCTGATACCTGACATCCCTGACAAAATTGAGATCACCAAAGAACAGACGTCAAGACCAATGCATGAAACCTGGAGCGAGTTTGTCGACAAAATGGCTGCGGCGGAAGCGGTTACTTATGGCGTGGTCGTGAATTCTTTTGAGGAGTTGGAGCCAGCATATGCAGGGGATTTCAAGAAGATCAGAAACGATAAAGTGTGGTGTGTTGGCCCTGTTTCACTCAGAAACAGGAATCAATTGGACAAGGCTCAGAGAGGGAACAAGGCCTCAAGTGATGCGCACAGTTGCATGAAGTGGCTTGATTTACAAAAGCCAAATTCAGTAGTTTACGTGTGCCTTGGAAGTATATGCAATTTAATTCCGTTGCAGTTGATAGAGCTTGGTTTGGCCTTAGAAGCATCTGAAAAACCATTCATTTGGGTTATCAGGGAGAGAAATCAAACAGAAGAGTTGAACAAGTGGATTAACGAATCAGGGTTTGAAGAGAGGACAAAGGGAGTGGGTCTTTTGATTCGGGGTTGGGCTCCTCAGGTACTAATACTATCACACCCTGCAATTGGAGGGTTCTTAACACACTGTGGTTGGAACTCTACCATCGAAGCAATATGTGCTGGAATGCCAATGCTTACGTGGCCGTTGTTTGGGGATCAATTCTTCAATGAGAAGTTCATTGTGCAGGTACTAAGAATTGGAGTGAGAGTTGGGGTGGAAACTCCTGTGAACTGGGGCAATGAAGAGAAAAGTGGGGTCTTGGTGaagaaagaacatgttttgaagGCTATACAAGTCTTAATGGATGAGGGAAatgaaagggaagagagaagaaaaagggcTAGAGAGCTTGCGGAGATGGCTAAGAAAGCTGTAGAAGGAGGATCTTCTCACTTCAACGTAACCCAGCTAATACAAGATATCATGCAACAGTCCAACAAAGACTAGTACTAACGATCATCTTCGGTTATCAAAggcatattaatatatatacactatTTCAGAAGAAGTTCCTAATTAGCTTGCAGAGGGTTGTAACATATACTGTGTGGCAAGCCTGTGAAGGCTCGAGGAAGAAGAGTATCCTGTGTAAACTCGAGTGATTACTGTAATAAATTAATCCTACTGGAAACAAAGAATGGATATAATCATATAGACTAAGGATTTGAGGGTGAAATATACCTTGAGCTAAttgaagttttaattttatatgtttgataTCAAGTTTAAGCAAGGCCACCTTGAAGGACTAGGGAGGCaagaaacaaatttaatattttctgtgTTAGATGTGGCATCTGAATCAGCAATTGGTTGTTGCTAAAATGGTGTTGCTTCTTGTGAAATATACATATCCTCTATCATGGGTGAATGATCAACAATTGATACTGGTGGAGCATGGTATATGACTTTCCTATGCTAATGCTCAAAAGAATCAACATATATTGGCTCAAGTTGAGCTAATACTCCTACAACCATATGAGCATCTGATCTAGCATCTTGTTCATTATCCAAAGAAGCTTCAACCGCTACCACTTCCTTGTTTTGAGTTGATACGTCTTCATCTTCTATGATTTTAAAATCTCAGTTTCCCAGAGCGTGTGGATAAACTTTTATTTAGAAGTAGTATTAAGAGTAGGGATTGCATGACTACCTTGTCTGTTAGTTAACATTAGATCTTCCCTTTCtgcttataatattaaaatgtattttatattacATCGAGTAATATTTAGCAACGCATTACCCAAATAATGAGActgatatttatttaaagtttttctTTAACCAATGCTTTATATAATTTTGTCCCTTTATCCAATATCATAAATTTGATCACAACACATAAGACATGTCTTCGAATAGAGTTCAGTTATTTGTTTCTAAACACTTGGGCGAATATGATGAGAACAAATATGATGAAAATTTTATATCGTAATGCATTTTCCACTCTCATTCTATCAAAAGGAGGCTTTAGAGAATATCACTAATGTTAGTTGATTCATTAAATGTGTTATAAGTGGACTAACATCATCAGCAAAAATATAGGGCAAGAATCCTTTGGCACGCTCACACACAAATCAAGATAACAAAAGATACCAATATATATCTTACTGATTTGCTAATAAGCAAATAAGGAACTTTTCATGAAAtaagatatataaaatatatgtttttgatAACTGAAGATAATCCTtagtctttgtttttttttactgttgcaTGAGATCCTGGATTAGCTGGGTCACATTGAAGTGAGAAGATCCTCCTTCTACAGCTTTCTTAGCCATCTCCGCAAGCTCTGTAACCCTTTTTCtcctctcttccctttcatTTCCCTCATCCATTAACTTCTCTATAGCCCTCACAACATCTTCCTTCTTCACCAAGACCCCAGTTTTCTCTTCATCGCCCCAGAGTACCTGGCTTTCCACCCCAATTCTTAGTATCTGCACAACAAAACTCTCATTCAAGAACTGCTCCCCAAACAACGGCCACGTAAGCGGATATTGCTTCTAAGGTTGAGTTCCAACCGCAGTGTGTTAAGAACCCTCCAATTGCAGGGTGTGATAGTATCAGTACCTGAGGAGCCCAACCCCGAATCAAAAGACCCACTCCTTTGATCCTTTCCTCAAATCCATATTCCTTAATCCACTTCAATCCTTCCCTCTTGGACTGGTGTCTTGCCTATTACTTGTTAATTAATACTTGGCTGAAAGAAATTCAGGGTTTTGTGTTGCAAAACCAAACAATAACAGTGTACATTAAGCTTGTATATTTCTTGCGAATAACAATAATGGAAGCTACGAATTCAATCCTTCAGAACTTTTAGCCTTCAGTtgggttaaaataaattaagagcaTAAATAGTTTTAGcagatatattttttagtatatcAAGAGTACTGCAGTGAGCTATGCCAAAGTGACATTTTAGGACATATGTTGGCATCATGAATATATTCGTATGCTATCAATCTCATGAAACGAATCACACACGGCATATGTGATTATTCAAAATTCTCGCAGAAAGGAAAACGACGTATGTTCAAACAcctacataaaagaaaaaattagagaaaatgagaaatACCCCATGAAAcccttaattaaaaaagaaaagaagaaagtttTGTATATCTTTTCctcctaagttttttttttttttttgcaaggcaAACTGACAGTCCTTTTTTTCGTCGGCtatatactctttttttttttaacaggacCAAACAAGAGAACCTTATTCTCTTATCAGTTTCTTTCTCTCCTCTTTTACCAATATCAAACACTGTTAACTATTAAGCTGcgtaaacaatattttttttaacttatgaaCGAAtactaaaattactttttaagtttttaaaatcttttagaAAAAATCCATACATATATTATCCAgtatattaatcaatttaaatgtaTAGTCATCGATATTGTAATGCATTAAAAATTGTAAAGCAAAGCCTACATAATCCGTCAACGAACTAATATCcggaaaaagatattttatttttcaaagcaCTTGTCCGAGATCAAGAACTTCTGAACTTGTATAttaaaccaaaatcaaaatagaacaCCTGAAATTATGAATGTGTTGAATAAATGATTTCAATCATAattgaattaagttttaaaattgttcgactaacaaattttaaactCCTTTTTAAATGAGATATCATAGGCTCAGAAATGATAGGCTCAGTAGTCAATGATTTTTAAACTTGAAAGATAAAATCAATtgcaataaataaatgaaataaaggaAGAGAGAATTACAAACTTAATTTATACCAGTAAATTctttacaacttttgaacaAAGCTTTAGATTCCTCACCCTAGTGTTTAAGACCCTTACAAGTTAAGAGATGAACAATCTCTTAATTACAACTgagttttttaaatatatagaaagatttctcttctttaaagtagataatacaaattgaaggttctaaaaaaattcttaatagaTTTATAAATGTTTGACCAATATTTGTTTTGAGAGAATTTTTACAATCAAGTTCTCTAAGAATATTCTTTATGTCTTTGAATTAaagacataaatatatataaacctttttgtggttgttcaaaaataatttgaagagATGTTTTTAAACATCTTTTGAGATTCTTTCACTAGTAATGAAGTACTTTCCTGTTAATCGATTACTGAAAAACTTCGTAATTAATTACACAATTCATTAGTTAAtgattgaaaat harbors:
- the LOC114407133 gene encoding UDP-glycosyltransferase 73C6-like, coding for MASQEPQLHFVLFPLMSPGHLLPMTDLATILAQHNIIVTVVTTPHNASRLSETFSRASDSGLNLRLVQLQFPSQDAGFPEGCENFDMLPSMGMGLNFFLAANNFLHEPAEKVFEELTPKPNCIISDVGLAYTAHIATKFNIPRISFYGVSCFCLLWQQKLVTSNLLESIETDSEYFLIPDIPDKIEITKEQTSRPMHETWSEFVDKMAAAEAVTYGVVVNSFEELEPAYAGDFKKIRNDKVWCVGPVSLRNRNQLDKAQRGNKASSDAHSCMKWLDLQKPNSVVYVCLGSICNLIPLQLIELGLALEASEKPFIWVIRERNQTEELNKWINESGFEERTKGVGLLIRGWAPQVLILSHPAIGGFLTHCGWNSTIEAICAGMPMLTWPLFGDQFFNEKFIVQVLRIGVRVGVETPVNWGNEEKSGVLVKKEHVLKAIQVLMDEGNEREERRKRARELAEMAKKAVEGGSSHFNVTQLIQDIMQQSNKD